The genomic interval TTGATCGCCTGTTGATCGGGCTGCTCTGCGGAGGGCACGTGCTACTGGAAGGCGTGCCGGGACTGGCCAAAACGTTGACGGTCAGCACGCTGGCGCGTGTGCTGGGCGTTCAGTTCCAGCGGATTCAGTTCACGCCCGATCTGTTGCCGGCCGATCTGCTCGGCACGCTCTATTTCAATCAAAAGGAAGGGACCTTTTCGATCCGTAAAGGCCCGATCTTCGCCAACCTGATCCTGGCCGACGAAATCAACCGGGCCCCGGCCAAAGTGCAAAGCGCCCTGCTTGAGAGTATGCAGGAGCGCCAGGTGACACTGGGCGACACGACGTTTCGGCTACCCGAGCCGTTCCTGGTGCTGGCTACCCAGAATCCCATCGAACAGGAAGGCACCTATCCCTTACCGGAGGCTCAGCTTGACCGGTTCATGCTCAAGCTGCAGGTGAACTACCCCTCCCGCGAAGAAGAGTTGGCCATTATGCGCCGGATGGCACGCACCGACGGGCTCCCGGAAGTGCGTCCGGTGGCCACAAGCGCCGACATCCTTCGGGCACGCCAGGCACTCAACGAGCTGTATGTGGACGAACGCGTTGAGCAGTACATTGTGGACCTGGTAGTGGCTACGCGTACGCCCGAGGCATACGGGCTTGAGGCCCTGCGCCCCTACCTGGAATTTGGAGCTTCCCCCCGGGCCACCATCTACCTGAATCTGGCCGCACGGGCGCATGCTTTTCTGGAGCATCGTCCTTACGTGACTCCCGACGATGTACGTGCCGTAGCCCCCGACGTACTCCGCCACCGTCTGATTCTCAGCTACGAAGCCGAAGCAGAAGCTGTCACCAGCGATCTGCTCATTGAACAACTACTTGCCCATATTCCTGTACCTTAAAACCGCCACGACCGGCCATGCCCTACCAGCCTAACCGCGTCTACCGCAAAGAGTCGATCACGGTCGCCTTTATGGTAGAGCAGCTTCAGCAGACCGTCGGTCTTCCCGTAGAGCGTGTCAATCAGGTCGATGACACGCTCCGCCTGGTCGTCGAAAGCGAGCTGAACCGCCCCGGGCTTGTCCTGGCCGGCTATACCGAACTGTTTACCTATCAACGTGTCCAGATTCTGGGCAACACGGAAAACCGCTACCTGCGTCATCTGCCACCCGAAGCGCGTCGTCAGGCATTCCACAACCTGTTACAGTTTCCCATTCCCTGTATCTTTTTGACCGACAACAATGAGCTGGAGCCTGAGCTGGTCCGGATGGCTACCGAAGCCGGCGTGCCCCTCTACCGGACACCGGTACCTTCGACCCGCTTTATGGCGCTACTACGCGACTTTCTCAACGATCAATTTGCGCCCCAGATGACCGTCCACGGTTCGCTGGTAGATGTCTATGGTATTGGCCTGCTGCTGATCGGCAAACCCGGCATTGGTAAAAGCGAGGTCGCTCTTGATCTGGTCGAACGCGGCCATCGCCTGGTGGCCGACGACGTGGTGATCGTTACGCGTAAAGAAGAAACCGTGCTGATGGGCACAGGCACCGACCTGGTACAGCACTTCATGGAGGTACGTGGCCTGGGGCTGATCGATGTGCGTGCCATGTTCGGTGTACGCGCCATCCGTTTTCAGAAACGCATCGAGGTCGTGGTCAAAATGGAGCCGTGGGACGCCCAGGAGGAGTACACCCGGCTGGATATGGTCGAGGATACCTATCGGCTGCTCGACGTCGAACTCCCCATGGTCAAGGTGCCCATCACGCCCGGCAAAAACATCACGGTGCTCTGCGAAGTCATCGCCATGAACCACCTGCTCCGTCACTACGGCTATGATCCTGCCGATGTCTTTGCGCGGCGGCTGAGTGAACGTATCCGCCAGAAAGCCTCCTCCGTCCCCCTGCGCGGCACCGAATACTTTGAGCAGGATTACGAATAAGCCGTTGGCGCGTAAAAAAGAAACCAAACCTACCCTTTTGTTCAGCCTTTCTCCATTGACACAAGAAAGACCACCTTGTATTTTCCTATGCGTTTTGGTTAAAATGGAAGGCCCCACCTGTTTGTAGACCATCGGATATTGAAGGGGGACAAGCCGGGCACGATTTTTAACCGGGTGGGGTTCGGTGTGAAATTTCGGTATACGGAAGGGGTGGTATCATGCCGAAGAACCGGTACTACTATTTTGACCACGAGACGTGTTCGTTTGTAGAGGTACAGCCGCATCCGATGCGGCGGCTGTTGCTGTTCGTCAGCCTGGGCGTCGTGCTGCTTGGCGTCGGAGGATTGCTTTTCTGGTATTACACCGGTCGGCTGGCCACCCCCCGCGAGCTGGCTCTGGAAGCTGAAAACGAGGCCTTACGAGCACAGTTAAGCCGCCTGAATCAAAAGCTGGATCAGTTCACTATTCGACTCAACGAGCTGGCTGCCCACGACCAGTCGTTGTATCGCACCTTACTCCAGGCGGATCCGATTTCGGAGGACGTATGGCAGATGGGTGTAGGCGGCACCGATACCTATGCCGCATTTGACCGCTTCAGCAAACCGACGGCAACGTTATTGCGGGAAACGGCTCAAAAGCTGGATGCCCTGGAGCGTCGGATTGCCCTGCAAAATGCCAGCTATCGGGAGCTGGTGAAGCTGGCCGAAGCGCGGGAGAGCTGGCGTCGACAGATGCCGGCCGTGTTGCCGGCCGATGGGGTTATTGTATCAGGCTTCGGGATGCGTCTGCATCCCATCCTGCGGGTACGCAAAATGCACGAGGGGATCGACATCCTGCTGCCCTATGGCTCGCCCGTCTACGCCCCGGGCGACGGGGTTGTGCGAAAGACCGGCCGCAGCGCTGGCTATGGCCTCTACATCATTCTGGAGCATCCAGCTACGGGCTACCGTACACTCTATGCGCATCTGTCTAAGGTCCTGGTACGCCGAGGCCAGAAAGTCCAACGAGGCGACTTGATCGCGCGCAGCGGTAACTCGGGACGCTCCACAGGGCCCCATCTGCACTACGAAGTGCGCGATCGCCGAGGACGCGCGCTCAACCCGCTCCAGTTTGTAGCCCCGAGTATGACGCCCCATCAGTATCAGCAATTGCTTGAAGCCGCAGAAAATTCCAGAATTTCTCTGGACTGAAAACGCACGGCTGCCTCCTCTGCCGGGAACACTTGGCGCCTTTCACTGATAGGGAAAAAAAGCCGATATATTAGAGCGTTACCTCTTGCATTTTTCGGGTCGGTGTGCTATTGTGCCGGCCCATAAAGGGGAAACAAAGAGATTGTGTTAACCAAACCTGTGTGCCGACGATGGGGTACTGGACGCTTGAGCTGGCTTCCTACCTGGAAGATGCACCCTGGCCGGCCACCCGTGACGAGTTGATCGACTATGCGGAGCGCACGGGTGCACCCATTGAGGTGATTGAAAACCTCAAAGAGCTGGAAGACGACGGGGAGCCCTACGAGAGCATCGAAGAAATATGGCCGGACTATCCAACGGCCGACGACGACTTCTACTACGAAGAAGAGTAAGCCGTACAATCGCTTCAGTCGGCCGTCCGGCCACTCCCCATTTGCTTAAGGGATTGCTGTGCTGGTTGATCGGCTGGGGGCTGCTGGGTGGGCTTCCGGTGCGGGGGCAAGCCCAGCAGCAATTTTTTTCAACGCCCTGGCTGGTCCGTGAAGTTCGTCTGGAAGGCAACCACACCTTCTCTGACGAAGTCCTCCGTCCTTACCTCCATACGGTTGCCAATCGGCGCTTTCTGGGTATCCCTGGCCTTACCTGGTGGTTGTGGCTCTACCGGCTGGGGGCCTCTGGCAGCCTGGGCGGACTACTGAGCCGTGCGCTGATGGCCAGCGGCGAACCGCCCGCTTATTACGAACCGACAGTGGTCCAGGCCGATGCGGAGCGCCTCACCCTGTTCTATCGCCAAGAAGGATTCCCCCATGCCCGGGTAGCAGCCCGATTGGATACCCTGCGCCCGGGCCACCTGCGGGTCATTTTTCACATTGAAGAAGGTCCCCCTACCTATTTGCGGCACATTCGTTACCACGGTATCGAAACACTTCCACCCGCCTTACAACGAGCCCTCGTACAAAACTCCCGACTGCGTCATGCACCGCTGCCCGATACATCGTTACAGCTCCAGGCGCGCCATCAGCGCTATTCAGAGCTGACGCTGCTGGAAGAGCGCCAGCGCCTCATGGAATTTCTATGGAACGCGGGCTATGCAGCCATCACGCGCGACTCTATCCAGGCCATCGTTATTCCTGTACGCCCTGATTCTTTCGACGTGGTTTTTCGGATTCGTCCCGGACCACGTTTTCGCTTTGGGGATCTGTATGTTGAAATCGAAGGCCCAGAGCCCGAGCTGTTCTTCCAACACGACACGCTCCGGCTACCTCCGGCCGCCGATACCCTCCAACCTGGACGCCTGCTCGTCACCCGTTCCCGAGAACGTCGCCTGAAGCTTGCTTTTCTGGCGCGTATGTTGCGCTTCCGGCCGGGCGACTGGTACAATCGCTCCCTGCTTTTAAACACCCGACGTCGGTTGGAAGCTACGGGCCTGTTTTCCTACGTTCGCATCGAACCCCGCTGGCGCGACACGTTGCACATCCCCGGTGAGGCAGCCCCTCGCCTGCCTCATCAATTCGTGCTGACTACCCGTCCCCGCCATCGCATACGGGTAGAGACTTTCATGCTGCAGCGTAACGGTTTACTCACCGGTAGCGAGAATGAACTGGGTACAGGCATGGCCCTCACTTACGAAAATGCCAACCTGCTGGGTCGTGCCGAAACGTTCAGCCTGCGCACAGCCGGCTCCATTTCGGGAAACTTTGAAGAAGGCCTGTTGACCTCAGCACAGCTCGAAATCACGGCTTCGCTGGTCTATCCTTATGCCGTCCGCCCCTTTGGTGCGCTCGAACGCTGGCTCCAGCTCTACGATGCCCGCACACGCCTTTCCCTCAGCCTGCTTACGGCCCGTCGGGACATACTCCGGCTGGTTATCCGGGGACGTGGCACCGCCCGTTTCCGCCTTGAGCTCCAGCATACGCCAACACTCACGTCGTTTGTGGACCTGCTCGATCTGAGCCTGAGCAATCCGGACACATTGCATGGTTTTCGGGCCACCTTCCTTGAGGAAGTGCTGCGTCCCATTGAAGACCCGGTGCAGCGAGCTCAGATCCTTGACGACTACACGGTGCCCCAGATCAATGACGTGGTTCGCTACACGTTGCAGGCTGCCCGCTTCCATCCGTTACACCGCACCCGTGGCTATGCCCACGAACTGTCTGTCGAAGTGGGCGGAATGCTATCTGACCTGCTGGACCGTGCTGTGTTTACGCCAGGCCGGCACGAAGGCACGCTGCCGGGACTGCCCCTCTTCCGCCGCGGACCATCTGGTAACCGGCTGCTCTACCGTCCGTATGTACGCATTAGCCTGGACGTTCGTCGATATTATCCGCTTCGTTCAGGCACCGTGCTGGCCACCAAGCTCCAGGCTGGCCTGGCCCATCCCATCGGTGTGCCCGACGTGATTCCTTTTGACCGGCGTTTCTACAGCGGCGGCGCCACCAGCGTCCGGGGATGGCCACTGCGCGGACTGGGTCCTGGTCGCCTTCAACTTCAGGAAAACGTAGAAGGCGCCAACCTGCTGGGCGGCGAGATCAAACTGGAGGCCAGCCTGGAGCTGCGTCAGCGTCTGTTGCGGCGGGTACTGGCCGCCGACTGGATCGGCGCATTCTTTACCGACACAGGAAACGTCTGGCTCGGTCCCCGCAACCCGGGTGCCGCGGCCGGACACTTCCGGCTCGCCCGTTTCGTTCAGGA from Rhodothermus sp. carries:
- a CDS encoding DUF2795 domain-containing protein, with translation MGYWTLELASYLEDAPWPATRDELIDYAERTGAPIEVIENLKELEDDGEPYESIEEIWPDYPTADDDFYYEEE
- a CDS encoding MoxR family ATPase, yielding MSSFDLARINARIEADSAFLDVLRTEIGRVIIGQHYLIDRLLIGLLCGGHVLLEGVPGLAKTLTVSTLARVLGVQFQRIQFTPDLLPADLLGTLYFNQKEGTFSIRKGPIFANLILADEINRAPAKVQSALLESMQERQVTLGDTTFRLPEPFLVLATQNPIEQEGTYPLPEAQLDRFMLKLQVNYPSREEELAIMRRMARTDGLPEVRPVATSADILRARQALNELYVDERVEQYIVDLVVATRTPEAYGLEALRPYLEFGASPRATIYLNLAARAHAFLEHRPYVTPDDVRAVAPDVLRHRLILSYEAEAEAVTSDLLIEQLLAHIPVP
- the hprK gene encoding HPr(Ser) kinase/phosphatase, yielding MPYQPNRVYRKESITVAFMVEQLQQTVGLPVERVNQVDDTLRLVVESELNRPGLVLAGYTELFTYQRVQILGNTENRYLRHLPPEARRQAFHNLLQFPIPCIFLTDNNELEPELVRMATEAGVPLYRTPVPSTRFMALLRDFLNDQFAPQMTVHGSLVDVYGIGLLLIGKPGIGKSEVALDLVERGHRLVADDVVIVTRKEETVLMGTGTDLVQHFMEVRGLGLIDVRAMFGVRAIRFQKRIEVVVKMEPWDAQEEYTRLDMVEDTYRLLDVELPMVKVPITPGKNITVLCEVIAMNHLLRHYGYDPADVFARRLSERIRQKASSVPLRGTEYFEQDYE
- a CDS encoding BamA/TamA family outer membrane protein is translated as MAGLSNGRRRLLLRRRVSRTIASVGRPATPHLLKGLLCWLIGWGLLGGLPVRGQAQQQFFSTPWLVREVRLEGNHTFSDEVLRPYLHTVANRRFLGIPGLTWWLWLYRLGASGSLGGLLSRALMASGEPPAYYEPTVVQADAERLTLFYRQEGFPHARVAARLDTLRPGHLRVIFHIEEGPPTYLRHIRYHGIETLPPALQRALVQNSRLRHAPLPDTSLQLQARHQRYSELTLLEERQRLMEFLWNAGYAAITRDSIQAIVIPVRPDSFDVVFRIRPGPRFRFGDLYVEIEGPEPELFFQHDTLRLPPAADTLQPGRLLVTRSRERRLKLAFLARMLRFRPGDWYNRSLLLNTRRRLEATGLFSYVRIEPRWRDTLHIPGEAAPRLPHQFVLTTRPRHRIRVETFMLQRNGLLTGSENELGTGMALTYENANLLGRAETFSLRTAGSISGNFEEGLLTSAQLEITASLVYPYAVRPFGALERWLQLYDARTRLSLSLLTARRDILRLVIRGRGTARFRLELQHTPTLTSFVDLLDLSLSNPDTLHGFRATFLEEVLRPIEDPVQRAQILDDYTVPQINDVVRYTLQAARFHPLHRTRGYAHELSVEVGGMLSDLLDRAVFTPGRHEGTLPGLPLFRRGPSGNRLLYRPYVRISLDVRRYYPLRSGTVLATKLQAGLAHPIGVPDVIPFDRRFYSGGATSVRGWPLRGLGPGRLQLQENVEGANLLGGEIKLEASLELRQRLLRRVLAADWIGAFFTDTGNVWLGPRNPGAAAGHFRLARFVQDLGWSAGIGLRLAWEYLILRLDMAYRLHDPARPMAGLLPDGLRRPMLHFGIGHTF
- a CDS encoding M23 family metallopeptidase, with the protein product MPKNRYYYFDHETCSFVEVQPHPMRRLLLFVSLGVVLLGVGGLLFWYYTGRLATPRELALEAENEALRAQLSRLNQKLDQFTIRLNELAAHDQSLYRTLLQADPISEDVWQMGVGGTDTYAAFDRFSKPTATLLRETAQKLDALERRIALQNASYRELVKLAEARESWRRQMPAVLPADGVIVSGFGMRLHPILRVRKMHEGIDILLPYGSPVYAPGDGVVRKTGRSAGYGLYIILEHPATGYRTLYAHLSKVLVRRGQKVQRGDLIARSGNSGRSTGPHLHYEVRDRRGRALNPLQFVAPSMTPHQYQQLLEAAENSRISLD